The following proteins are encoded in a genomic region of Candidatus Methylospira mobilis:
- a CDS encoding sodium-translocating pyrophosphatase, translating into MPRKLLDSTRQWIVTILSDRRNRNLAVIGLIITVIIGIEESWGSAFAFLSALLALLECLNTLDWLHSRPSANGSLQGAVQAIQQAADACWRRLYKTLAAVAALLLLPVAWLLDWDVAGGFAAGSILSALAGYLGLTVSIRSHGRAAQAAQQGLPAVFGVVFKGAAVTGLLVAALGLLGVAGCYAILTLLGSEEPLSALVGFVAGASLVSIFARVCGGIISKAADIAGDVSGQPTTDSPALDLRNPASITQRLGESIRDGVGMAGDLFETYTATLMATMLLAAILTGGLESAVAFPLLLGGASLLASVVALASVRLEEGHILAALLRIVLVAAGLSSLTFYPLCLLTFGGGMQMGSEHVSAHGVYFAALTGFALSAALVALAGYYTSASYAPLRSVAVAARGGIANLFTAGLVLAMRSTLLPILAVCTAIWAAHAFAGLFGVAVAATAMLSLTGLVAGLDVFNPIAANAGYISELADTPAAVRHAAREIAAAGRALQALTRGYALGGAALAAVVIFADYTDFLAETAGFVLLDYRVVVGLLLGALIPYLFVALLIPAVNRPAAELVNEVRRQWRTRPGIFDRTDTPEYARAADQLTRLSLQETVLPVLLPILIPIAAGFLLGAEVLGGLLLGALVTGLLLAITLSTAGSVWGNARKYIEEGHYGGQDSEAAKAASTTDAVGAPLKDVVGPALGVMIKAVSIVGLLIAPLL; encoded by the coding sequence ATGCCCCGCAAACTGTTGGATTCAACCCGGCAATGGATTGTTACAATTCTCAGTGATCGCCGTAACCGCAATCTGGCGGTTATCGGTCTGATAATAACCGTTATTATCGGTATCGAAGAAAGCTGGGGCAGCGCTTTTGCTTTTCTGTCCGCATTGCTGGCATTGCTGGAGTGCCTGAATACGCTGGATTGGCTGCACAGCCGGCCATCCGCGAACGGGTCATTGCAAGGCGCCGTTCAGGCGATTCAACAGGCGGCGGACGCCTGTTGGCGGCGTTTATACAAAACCCTGGCGGCTGTGGCCGCGTTGCTGCTGCTGCCGGTAGCCTGGCTGCTGGACTGGGATGTCGCAGGAGGCTTCGCCGCCGGTTCGATACTGTCCGCGCTGGCGGGATATCTGGGCCTTACGGTATCGATACGCAGTCATGGCCGCGCCGCCCAGGCTGCGCAGCAGGGCTTGCCGGCGGTTTTTGGCGTTGTGTTTAAAGGCGCTGCGGTAACCGGTTTGCTGGTGGCTGCGCTGGGTCTGCTGGGCGTCGCCGGCTGCTACGCAATTCTGACTCTGCTTGGCTCCGAGGAGCCACTGAGCGCATTGGTAGGTTTTGTCGCGGGCGCTTCGCTGGTTTCTATTTTTGCACGTGTGTGCGGCGGCATCATCAGCAAGGCTGCGGATATTGCAGGCGATGTTTCCGGACAACCGACGACCGACTCCCCTGCGCTGGATTTGCGTAATCCAGCCTCAATCACTCAACGCTTGGGAGAGAGTATACGCGATGGCGTGGGTATGGCCGGGGACTTGTTCGAAACCTATACTGCGACCCTGATGGCGACGATGCTGCTCGCAGCCATACTCACCGGGGGGCTGGAATCGGCGGTCGCTTTTCCGCTGTTGCTTGGCGGCGCCTCGCTGTTGGCAAGCGTCGTAGCGCTGGCATCGGTGCGTCTGGAAGAAGGGCACATACTCGCCGCCTTGTTACGCATCGTTCTGGTTGCGGCCGGACTGTCCTCGCTGACGTTTTATCCGCTGTGCCTGCTGACTTTTGGCGGAGGTATGCAGATGGGTTCGGAACATGTCTCCGCTCATGGCGTCTATTTCGCGGCGCTGACCGGTTTCGCGCTCAGCGCCGCGCTGGTGGCGCTGGCCGGGTATTACACCTCGGCCAGCTACGCTCCGTTACGTTCCGTGGCGGTTGCAGCGCGCGGCGGCATTGCAAATTTATTCACGGCGGGGCTGGTGCTCGCAATGAGGTCGACGCTATTGCCGATTCTGGCGGTTTGCACGGCAATCTGGGCGGCGCATGCTTTTGCCGGTTTGTTTGGCGTTGCGGTGGCCGCAACTGCAATGCTGTCGTTAACGGGGCTGGTGGCGGGGCTGGATGTTTTTAACCCGATCGCAGCCAATGCGGGCTATATCTCCGAATTGGCCGATACGCCTGCCGCAGTACGACATGCGGCTCGGGAAATCGCGGCTGCCGGCCGCGCTCTGCAGGCATTGACGCGTGGCTATGCGCTGGGTGGCGCGGCGCTGGCCGCCGTGGTTATTTTTGCCGATTACACCGATTTTCTGGCCGAAACCGCAGGTTTCGTGCTGCTCGATTACCGGGTGGTCGTCGGTTTATTGCTGGGCGCGCTGATTCCCTATCTATTCGTTGCCTTGTTGATACCCGCAGTCAATCGGCCGGCGGCTGAACTGGTAAACGAGGTGCGCCGTCAATGGCGTACCCGCCCGGGTATTTTCGATCGAACCGATACGCCCGAGTATGCGCGCGCTGCGGATCAACTGACGCGTTTGTCGCTGCAGGAAACGGTATTGCCTGTGTTACTGCCCATTTTGATTCCGATAGCCGCAGGATTTTTATTGGGAGCCGAAGTATTGGGTGGTTTGCTGCTCGGCGCATTGGTGACCGGGTTGTTGTTGGCAATAACGTTGAGTACTGCGGGCAGCGTTTGGGGCAATGCCAGAAAATATATCGAAGAAGGGCATTACGGCGGCCAGGATTCGGAGGCGGCCAAAGCAGCGTCGACTACCGACGCCGTCGGTGCTCCTCTGAAGGATGTGGTCGGACCCGCGCTGGGCGTAATGATAAAAGCGGTCAGCATAGTCGGGTTGTTGATTGCTCCGTTGCTATAG